From the genome of Flavobacterium luteolum, one region includes:
- a CDS encoding GNAT family N-acetyltransferase produces MQIQPIQNEYENQIVDLILNIQQKEFNVPITLEDQPDLQDIANFYYKPGGIFLGAFIDEKLVGTIALVKFSKEGGAIRKMFVKKEFRGKEFNIAQHLLEELIKYSKENGIQDLYLGTVSILQAALRFYEKNNFITIQKEALPVDFPLMKPDNVFCHLNLNP; encoded by the coding sequence ATGCAGATTCAGCCCATACAAAATGAGTACGAAAACCAGATCGTAGATTTGATTTTAAACATTCAGCAAAAGGAATTTAATGTTCCTATTACTTTAGAAGATCAACCCGATTTACAGGATATTGCAAACTTTTACTATAAGCCAGGCGGGATTTTTCTGGGTGCGTTTATAGACGAAAAACTTGTTGGAACTATTGCTCTCGTAAAATTTAGTAAAGAAGGCGGAGCTATCAGAAAAATGTTTGTAAAGAAAGAATTTCGAGGAAAAGAGTTCAATATTGCACAGCATTTACTAGAAGAGTTGATTAAATACAGTAAAGAAAATGGAATTCAAGACTTATACTTAGGAACGGTTTCTATTTTGCAGGCGGCTTTACGCTTTTACGAAAAGAACAATTTTATTACCATACAAAAAGAAGCACTTCCTGTAGATTTTCCGTTAATGAAACCCGACAACGTTTTTTGTCATTTAAACTTAAATCCATAG
- a CDS encoding BamA/TamA family outer membrane protein, translated as MRHLLLLFFFTAFISSCFGQKIKDSVTEKSKEKKIELRVMPYLSYNRNLDFMFGVIPMAMYKVNHADTISPKSLSGMSAIYTTNKSYVLAFFNRWYLKEDKWRFKLFFFTGNQNSQFYVDDVDQPDFYDYGTKTTILGIGGQRKIVGKFYGGLSYTYSHYNTVYEDNISPSSVSHSNALVVNLLYDTRDAVYYPTTGYKIKLDWSTYPDFLDNDLASNRISFQANRYIPTRDNKDVIAVRAFGKFGLGNVAFEQQSTIGGTDIRGYSEGKYRGAGLMDIQGEYRYNFGQKMGLVGFFGIATIYGSDTPSFDWKMYPGGGVGYRYNPFKKSKFNVGLDGAVGKGDWGVYFRIGEAF; from the coding sequence ATGAGGCATCTTCTACTCCTATTCTTTTTTACAGCTTTTATATCTTCTTGTTTCGGTCAAAAAATTAAAGATTCTGTTACCGAAAAATCTAAAGAAAAGAAAATTGAATTAAGGGTAATGCCATATTTGAGTTATAACAGAAATCTTGATTTTATGTTTGGTGTTATTCCAATGGCGATGTATAAAGTTAATCATGCCGATACTATTTCTCCTAAATCATTGTCTGGAATGTCGGCCATTTATACCACTAATAAATCTTATGTTTTGGCTTTCTTTAATAGATGGTATTTGAAAGAAGACAAATGGCGTTTCAAACTTTTCTTTTTTACAGGAAATCAGAATTCTCAATTTTATGTTGATGATGTAGATCAGCCAGATTTTTATGATTATGGAACCAAAACAACTATTTTAGGCATCGGTGGACAAAGAAAAATTGTTGGTAAATTTTATGGAGGTCTATCGTATACCTATTCCCATTACAACACAGTATATGAAGATAATATTTCTCCATCGTCGGTTTCACATAGCAATGCTTTAGTTGTAAACTTATTATATGATACTAGGGATGCCGTTTATTACCCTACAACAGGATACAAAATTAAATTGGACTGGTCTACTTATCCCGATTTTTTAGATAATGATCTAGCATCTAATAGAATATCCTTTCAAGCCAATAGATATATTCCTACTAGAGATAATAAAGATGTCATTGCAGTTCGTGCTTTTGGCAAATTCGGACTTGGGAATGTCGCTTTTGAACAGCAGAGCACCATCGGTGGAACAGATATTCGCGGTTATTCTGAAGGAAAATATAGAGGTGCAGGATTAATGGATATTCAGGGTGAATACCGATATAACTTTGGACAGAAAATGGGATTGGTCGGCTTTTTCGGTATTGCCACTATTTATGGTTCTGATACTCCAAGCTTTGATTGGAAAATGTATCCTGGCGGTGGTGTTGGATATCGATACAATCCATTCAAAAAATCAAAATTCAATGTTGGTCTAGACGGTGCAGTTGGTAAAGGAGATTGGGGAGTTTATTTTAGAATTGGCGAAGCTTTTTAA
- a CDS encoding FAD-dependent oxidoreductase, translating into MLLKNKKVAIIGGGMGGLVLARLLQLQNINVKVYERDLNSEVRVQGSPLDLHEDSGLIAMKHADLLDEFYKNIRPNASKARIVNQNFELKFDEHAIQKNVSQTNSENNQDSLQDISKPRPEIDRSVLRNILLNSLLPETIVWDSQFISMEKENEGWRLYFKNGTAVYADLVIAADGANSKVRPYISTEKPIYSGITMIEGTIYNAKENASKLFEFSKGGKVLAMGNEQTIMYGTKGDGSLMFLLSSKIPENWIVENDLDFNDNLEIFEWFKDIYQDWSSEWHELFMSKELYFIPRPQYYFPFNQSWKTQENLTIIGDAAHRMPPFAGKGANLAMLDAFELADCLTNNLFSDRRTAISYFENRMLERASKALADTLNNSEELHSKNALQRLLAIFNR; encoded by the coding sequence ATGTTACTTAAAAATAAGAAAGTCGCTATTATTGGCGGAGGAATGGGCGGTTTAGTATTAGCTCGTCTTTTACAATTGCAGAATATTAATGTAAAAGTTTATGAAAGAGACCTCAACTCAGAAGTACGTGTTCAAGGTTCTCCTTTAGATTTGCATGAAGATTCGGGTTTGATAGCCATGAAACATGCCGATTTATTGGACGAATTTTATAAAAACATTCGCCCTAACGCCAGCAAAGCTCGAATTGTGAATCAGAATTTCGAATTAAAATTTGACGAACATGCTATTCAGAAAAACGTTTCTCAAACAAATTCAGAAAACAATCAAGATTCGCTTCAAGACATTTCAAAACCGCGTCCAGAAATAGACCGTTCAGTTCTTCGCAATATTTTATTGAATTCTCTCCTGCCTGAAACCATTGTTTGGGACAGTCAATTTATTTCTATGGAAAAAGAAAATGAAGGCTGGAGATTGTATTTCAAAAACGGAACAGCTGTTTATGCCGATCTGGTTATCGCCGCAGATGGTGCAAATTCTAAAGTGCGTCCTTATATAAGTACAGAAAAGCCCATTTATTCGGGAATTACTATGATTGAAGGCACTATTTATAACGCCAAAGAAAATGCTTCAAAACTTTTTGAGTTTTCGAAAGGCGGAAAAGTTCTTGCCATGGGAAATGAACAAACCATTATGTACGGCACAAAAGGAGATGGCTCGCTGATGTTTTTACTCAGCAGCAAAATTCCTGAAAACTGGATCGTCGAAAATGATTTGGATTTTAATGACAATCTGGAGATTTTTGAATGGTTTAAAGACATTTATCAAGATTGGAGTTCTGAATGGCACGAGCTATTTATGAGTAAAGAGTTGTATTTTATTCCGCGTCCGCAGTATTATTTTCCTTTTAATCAATCTTGGAAAACACAAGAAAACCTAACTATTATTGGCGATGCAGCGCACAGAATGCCTCCTTTTGCAGGAAAAGGCGCCAATCTAGCTATGCTTGATGCTTTTGAATTGGCAGATTGCTTAACGAACAATCTATTTTCTGACAGGAGAACTGCTATTTCTTATTTTGAAAATCGTATGCTGGAAAGAGCATCAAAGGCGTTAGCCGATACTTTAAACAACAGTGAAGAGCTTCATTCAAAAAATGCTTTACAAAGATTACTTGCAATATTTAACCGATAG
- a CDS encoding nitroreductase family protein: MALIDALKWRYATKKMNGQAVPQEKVDYILEAAKLAPSSSGLQPYKIFVITNQEVKEKLRAVSFDQSQVTDASHVLVWAAWDGYNLEKISTVFDKTIAERGIPADAMDEYKQRLWGMYEPLGQEWHANHAAKQAYISFGIAIAAAAEQQVDSTPMEGFIPAEVDKLLGLGELGLKSVLILPLGYRDDANDWLVNLKKVRTAQEEFITEIK; encoded by the coding sequence ATGGCCTTAATAGATGCACTAAAGTGGCGTTACGCTACAAAAAAAATGAACGGACAAGCGGTTCCGCAAGAAAAAGTAGATTATATTCTTGAAGCTGCAAAGCTAGCTCCTTCTTCTTCTGGTTTACAGCCTTATAAAATTTTTGTTATTACAAACCAAGAAGTTAAAGAAAAACTTAGAGCGGTAAGTTTCGACCAAAGCCAAGTTACTGATGCTTCTCACGTTTTGGTTTGGGCTGCTTGGGATGGTTATAATTTAGAGAAAATCTCTACTGTATTTGACAAAACAATTGCTGAAAGAGGAATTCCTGCTGATGCAATGGACGAGTACAAACAAAGACTTTGGGGAATGTACGAGCCTCTTGGACAAGAATGGCATGCTAACCATGCTGCAAAACAAGCTTATATTTCGTTTGGTATTGCAATCGCTGCTGCTGCCGAACAGCAAGTAGATTCAACTCCAATGGAAGGATTTATTCCTGCTGAAGTAGATAAACTTTTAGGTTTAGGCGAACTTGGTCTAAAAAGCGTTTTAATTTTACCTCTTGGTTATAGAGATGATGCAAATGACTGGTTGGTAAATCTTAAAAAAGTAAGAACTGCTCAAGAAGAATTTATAACAGAAATCAAGTAA
- a CDS encoding tetratricopeptide repeat protein has translation MGRLLCIFFILTNFYIYPQSSTKEWIDSLNTIDNHEKKVDLALKIASKLQDSDWERAVKYIELAEAEAKKKEKTDLTLAKVYAQAAQIYDAKDVIDITLQYYLKAYEIYKSNNVVDEIARVENNLAIVYAKSNNEEKALKYFLKVYRYQKSKNESDKLVKILNNIGTTYLGKSVDSSLYYYHKADAIARTLNNNTLKVYVYTNLARAYGLKKDHKNADFYFQKAFSLIDTPIDNSLKAFAYESLSAYNLEEKKLDEAILYAKKALELDKDKAFGFASMRLNKMLYEAYLSKQDYKNAVYYFQQYNKISDSINIEQKAVNLERIRLEQDYKVRSQIRTLVEEKTRFKYYVVGLILIIGILILILLLIRYRNRNITNQLEKEKLKAKEQELKQSLEAKNMVLVGKAMSEIHRTDNINEILTDLKKIKLKTPNKELQQAIDIVLKRLEKDLNTDIWQEFEISFEQVHKSFFDKLTIDYPLLTPKERRLCALLYLDLTTKEISQITGQSFKSIENARTRLRKKFDLTNEKVNLSTYLNSFKIENM, from the coding sequence ATGGGTCGATTACTTTGCATATTTTTTATTCTCACCAATTTTTATATTTATCCACAATCTTCAACAAAAGAATGGATTGATAGTTTAAATACTATTGATAATCATGAGAAAAAAGTGGATTTAGCTCTCAAAATTGCTTCCAAGCTCCAGGATTCGGATTGGGAACGAGCCGTAAAATATATTGAATTGGCTGAAGCCGAGGCAAAAAAAAAAGAGAAAACTGATTTAACATTAGCGAAAGTTTATGCACAAGCAGCTCAAATCTACGATGCAAAAGATGTTATAGATATTACTTTGCAATATTATCTAAAAGCGTATGAAATTTACAAAAGCAATAATGTTGTAGACGAAATTGCTCGAGTAGAAAATAATCTTGCCATTGTTTATGCTAAAAGTAATAATGAAGAAAAAGCGCTTAAATATTTCCTGAAAGTATATCGTTATCAAAAATCTAAGAATGAGTCTGATAAGCTGGTAAAAATCTTAAACAACATTGGTACGACTTATCTGGGCAAAAGTGTAGATTCTTCACTCTATTATTATCATAAAGCCGATGCGATTGCAAGAACATTAAACAATAATACTTTAAAAGTTTATGTTTATACCAATTTGGCACGAGCTTATGGTTTAAAAAAAGATCATAAAAATGCCGATTTTTATTTTCAAAAAGCTTTTTCACTAATTGATACTCCAATCGACAATTCCTTAAAAGCATTTGCCTATGAGTCGCTTTCTGCTTACAATCTGGAGGAAAAAAAGCTAGATGAAGCAATTTTATATGCAAAGAAAGCTTTAGAATTGGATAAAGACAAAGCCTTTGGTTTTGCAAGCATGCGACTCAATAAGATGCTTTATGAAGCTTATTTGAGCAAACAGGATTATAAAAATGCGGTATATTATTTTCAGCAATACAATAAAATCAGCGACAGCATTAATATTGAGCAGAAAGCGGTAAATCTGGAAAGAATAAGACTCGAACAAGATTATAAAGTGCGAAGCCAGATTAGAACTTTAGTCGAGGAGAAAACTAGGTTTAAATATTATGTTGTCGGGTTAATATTGATTATCGGAATTTTGATTTTGATTCTTTTGCTGATTCGTTATCGAAACCGAAATATTACCAATCAGCTGGAAAAGGAAAAGCTAAAAGCAAAAGAGCAGGAATTGAAACAAAGCCTTGAGGCCAAGAATATGGTTTTGGTTGGCAAAGCAATGTCAGAAATACATAGAACAGACAATATCAATGAAATCCTGACGGATCTTAAAAAAATCAAACTTAAAACACCAAATAAAGAATTACAGCAGGCAATTGATATTGTGTTAAAGCGTCTTGAAAAAGATTTGAATACCGATATCTGGCAAGAATTTGAAATTAGTTTTGAGCAGGTTCATAAATCATTCTTCGATAAATTGACCATTGATTATCCTTTACTTACTCCAAAAGAGCGCCGCCTTTGCGCTTTGTTATATTTAGATTTAACAACAAAAGAAATTTCTCAAATTACAGGACAATCGTTCAAGTCTATAGAAAATGCCCGAACCAGATTGCGTAAAAAGTTCGATTTGACCAACGAAAAAGTAAATCTTTCCACTTATCTCAACTCTTTTAAAATAGAAAACATGTAA
- a CDS encoding NAD(P)H-dependent flavin oxidoreductase produces MEWKNVLTDLFKTDYPIIQAPMLGVTTPEMVAAASNAGVLGSLALGDLPAEKCIELIRATKKLTNKPFAVNIFVHAIDPITPKLEADYAKTKNHLEKFAEKTGIKADFPPINEIKLTDYHDQIEAILLENCNIVSFTFGNLDNESILTLKENKVLLIGTCTSVQEAIVLENSGIDIICVQGIEAGGHRGSFLEETIPQIGGLSLLSQVAETVNTPVIYAGGIYNAKTLLASKTLGADGFQIGSLLLGSAESALQDFEKHRLRNLKENEIVLTKSFTGRYARGIRNAFIKEIENSEFVLPYPYQNKLTAELRKTAKLEQKTDFVSIWTGQSIGSYSEVSTEIIIRNLIEETENFV; encoded by the coding sequence ATGGAATGGAAAAATGTTTTGACTGATTTATTTAAAACGGATTATCCGATAATACAAGCGCCAATGTTAGGCGTTACAACTCCAGAAATGGTTGCGGCTGCAAGTAATGCTGGAGTTTTGGGATCATTGGCATTAGGCGATCTTCCCGCAGAAAAATGCATCGAATTAATTAGGGCTACAAAGAAATTAACCAATAAACCTTTTGCCGTGAATATTTTTGTTCACGCAATAGATCCAATTACACCAAAATTGGAAGCCGATTATGCTAAAACGAAAAATCATCTGGAAAAGTTTGCTGAGAAAACGGGGATTAAAGCCGATTTTCCACCTATAAACGAAATCAAACTCACTGATTATCACGATCAGATTGAAGCTATCTTATTGGAAAACTGCAATATCGTAAGTTTTACTTTTGGAAATTTGGATAACGAAAGTATTTTGACTTTAAAAGAAAATAAAGTGCTTTTAATTGGAACCTGTACTTCGGTTCAAGAGGCTATTGTATTGGAAAATAGTGGCATTGATATTATTTGTGTACAAGGTATTGAAGCAGGAGGCCATCGCGGAAGTTTTCTAGAAGAAACCATTCCGCAGATTGGAGGATTATCGTTGCTTTCTCAGGTAGCCGAAACTGTAAATACGCCCGTTATTTATGCTGGCGGAATTTATAACGCAAAAACGTTGCTAGCATCTAAAACTTTGGGCGCAGATGGTTTCCAGATTGGAAGTTTGCTTTTAGGATCTGCTGAAAGTGCCTTGCAGGATTTTGAAAAGCACCGTCTTAGAAATTTAAAAGAAAATGAAATTGTATTAACCAAAAGTTTTACAGGAAGATACGCGCGCGGAATTCGAAATGCTTTTATAAAAGAAATTGAAAATTCTGAGTTTGTGCTACCGTATCCGTATCAAAATAAACTGACTGCGGAGTTGAGAAAAACAGCAAAACTGGAACAAAAGACTGATTTTGTTAGTATTTGGACCGGACAGTCAATTGGCAGTTATAGTGAAGTTTCAACTGAAATTATTATCCGAAACTTAATAGAAGAAACAGAAAATTTTGTCTGA
- a CDS encoding winged helix-turn-helix transcriptional regulator yields the protein MIKEPIHDKKSCNQHIMAVHDAMYILNGRWKISIIASLCFNTLRFTDLLREVEGISGKMLSRELKNLEENQLVTRTVLNTQPVTVEYELTEYGHTLKEVIDSLAKWGHNHRKKITGKD from the coding sequence ATGATAAAAGAACCAATACACGATAAAAAATCGTGCAATCAGCATATTATGGCAGTGCATGACGCCATGTATATTTTAAACGGAAGATGGAAAATTTCTATTATAGCATCTTTATGCTTCAATACATTGAGGTTTACCGACTTATTAAGAGAAGTGGAAGGCATTTCTGGAAAAATGCTTAGCAGGGAATTAAAAAATCTAGAAGAAAATCAGTTGGTTACAAGAACTGTTCTCAATACACAGCCTGTTACGGTTGAGTATGAGTTAACAGAATACGGACATACTTTAAAAGAAGTGATAGATTCTCTAGCAAAATGGGGACACAACCACAGAAAGAAAATTACAGGAAAAGATTAG
- a CDS encoding MarR family winged helix-turn-helix transcriptional regulator, whose product MNIIDEIGILAISTRLQRLSEQLRKDGAQIYSYFNIDFEPKWFPVIYTLHVKEMLSVVEIASEIGYSHPSTISLLKELEKEKLISSKKDKQDERKRLIILTVKGKELVSKMQPVWAIMAKALNEITNPQNNLLRAIEEAEDNLTRQSFFQKAIELKDKD is encoded by the coding sequence ATGAATATAATTGACGAAATTGGCATTTTGGCCATATCAACTCGCTTACAGCGCCTTAGCGAACAATTACGTAAAGACGGAGCACAGATTTATTCTTATTTTAATATTGATTTTGAACCGAAATGGTTCCCCGTAATCTACACTCTGCATGTAAAAGAAATGCTGAGTGTGGTCGAAATTGCCAGCGAAATTGGTTATAGCCATCCTTCAACCATCAGTTTATTAAAGGAATTAGAAAAAGAAAAACTTATCAGTTCTAAAAAAGACAAACAAGACGAACGCAAAAGATTGATTATCTTAACTGTAAAAGGAAAAGAATTGGTTTCTAAAATGCAACCGGTTTGGGCGATTATGGCAAAAGCTTTAAACGAAATTACCAATCCTCAAAATAACCTTCTTCGAGCAATTGAAGAAGCAGAAGATAATTTGACGCGTCAAAGCTTTTTTCAAAAAGCAATTGAACTAAAAGACAAAGACTAA
- a CDS encoding helix-turn-helix domain-containing protein, translating into MHQDLSYQYIKPNKNLSDFVDSFWCMENKSDETLETIGLPDGRIDLSLIKTAENPFQIRLLGLGTQQYEKGIIPANSLTFVISFKLLAAEYVFHESIADLLNSGKILESGFWDFEESDLENFELFCEKAAVKINSLLIKEVDPRKQKLFHLIYETHGAMTVKELSEQSSWSSRQINRYFNQYFGISLKGYCSILRFRASLEHIAKGKLFPEENFSDQTHFIKEIKKISGSLPKELFQNKNDRFILLSALSSQ; encoded by the coding sequence ATGCACCAAGATTTATCCTATCAATACATTAAACCCAACAAAAACCTTTCAGATTTTGTGGATAGTTTTTGGTGTATGGAAAATAAATCGGATGAAACACTAGAAACAATTGGCCTTCCCGACGGACGAATTGATTTATCACTTATAAAAACAGCTGAAAATCCTTTTCAAATTAGACTTCTGGGTTTAGGAACACAACAGTATGAAAAAGGAATAATTCCAGCTAACAGTTTGACGTTTGTGATTAGTTTTAAACTTCTTGCTGCTGAATATGTTTTTCATGAAAGCATTGCTGATCTTTTAAATTCAGGAAAAATACTCGAATCTGGCTTTTGGGATTTCGAAGAAAGTGATCTGGAAAATTTTGAATTGTTCTGCGAGAAAGCGGCCGTAAAAATCAATTCCTTATTAATAAAGGAAGTTGATCCCCGAAAACAAAAGCTATTCCACCTTATTTATGAAACTCATGGAGCAATGACTGTAAAAGAATTATCTGAACAATCTAGCTGGAGCAGTCGTCAGATTAACAGGTATTTCAATCAGTATTTCGGAATTTCATTAAAAGGATATTGTTCGATTCTTCGTTTTCGCGCTTCATTGGAGCATATTGCAAAAGGGAAATTGTTTCCTGAAGAGAATTTTTCTGACCAGACACATTTCATCAAAGAAATCAAAAAAATATCGGGCTCACTTCCCAAAGAACTTTTTCAAAACAAAAACGACCGATTTATACTATTATCGGCTCTTTCATCACAATAA
- a CDS encoding YybH family protein — protein MNRLSFIFFLFAFSAFAQGNKIDSVIKKQIEEYNSSFASAFIKGSRGDLVKAYTDQTIFMPEHSRQRVGRKAIEDFYKQWLTQAKIVSYERKNLELQDFGNYILEIGTFDETLNLTEQNPFSYIGKYAVLWKKPSQRSLPLTIAAEIWGSSSNFDDRNIPNIDDSSVPETEVYSVSDKLASEIKERNKTIKEFVQNRQGAEHAKMFMPDAMYLTYYTPILSGEKEITDYFIEHEKPGTLSIDKISILTSGIIYARTAIIEFGFYSVDWHDGENHGNVKGKSMNVWKKDNDGTLLLFRQIVNHD, from the coding sequence ATGAATAGGTTAAGTTTTATCTTTTTCCTTTTTGCATTCAGTGCTTTTGCTCAGGGAAATAAAATCGATTCGGTTATTAAGAAACAGATTGAAGAGTACAATTCTTCATTTGCCAGTGCTTTTATAAAAGGAAGTAGGGGCGATTTGGTAAAAGCTTACACCGATCAAACCATATTTATGCCAGAGCATAGTAGACAGCGAGTGGGAAGAAAAGCGATTGAAGACTTTTACAAACAATGGCTTACTCAGGCAAAAATTGTTTCTTACGAAAGAAAAAATCTGGAATTACAAGATTTTGGAAACTATATTCTGGAAATTGGAACTTTTGATGAAACCTTAAATCTAACCGAACAAAATCCATTCTCATATATTGGAAAATATGCGGTTTTATGGAAAAAACCTTCGCAAAGAAGTCTTCCTTTAACAATTGCTGCTGAAATATGGGGCTCATCAAGCAATTTTGATGATAGAAATATTCCTAATATTGATGATTCTTCTGTTCCAGAAACAGAAGTTTATAGCGTCTCAGACAAATTAGCATCAGAGATTAAAGAGCGAAATAAAACCATTAAAGAGTTCGTTCAAAATAGGCAAGGAGCAGAACATGCTAAAATGTTTATGCCAGATGCCATGTACCTAACATATTATACTCCGATTCTTTCTGGTGAAAAGGAAATAACAGACTATTTTATAGAACATGAAAAACCCGGAACATTAAGTATAGATAAGATTTCGATTCTGACTTCTGGAATCATCTATGCTAGAACAGCAATTATAGAATTTGGTTTTTATAGTGTGGATTGGCATGATGGTGAAAATCACGGAAACGTAAAAGGAAAAAGCATGAACGTTTGGAAAAAAGATAATGACGGAACATTACTGCTTTTTCGCCAAATCGTAAATCATGATTAA